A window of Candidatus Nitrospira allomarina genomic DNA:
TACTATACCGATTATTTTTCAGATACCGTCAATACAGCAAACGAGGGGAAGGGGCGGAAGCATTTTTTAAAAAAAGTGAGAGAGAAAAAGGAATGGTGGATAGATTTAATGATAGGTAATGGAGGAGGGAAGATCGGATCAGATCCCAATCGAAAAGAAATTCGGATTTTCTCCAAAATGTTGCAAAGCTTTTGAGGTGATTTGTCGCCCTCGGGCCGTTCGATCCAGATATCCAGATTGAAGCAGAAAAGGTTCGTATACATCTTCTAATGTGGATTTTTCTTCTTGGACCGCTGCGGCCAATGCGTCGATGCCAACTGGTCCTCCCTTAAATTTTCTGATTATGGTCAAGAGTATTTTGCGGTCCATTTCATCAAATCCTGCCTGATCGACTCCTAACCATTGTAAGGCTTCCTGTGCAACAGATCTCGTGATCCGTCCTTGGGCTTTAACCTCGGCAAAGTCACGCACACGTTTGACTAATCGATTAGCAATACGGGGAGTCCCACGAGCCCGGCTGGCAATTTCTCCCGCCCCTTCATCCTCAATGTGGATTCCGAGTAGTTTAGCGGAGCGGGCAATGATGACCTGCAAGTCTTCAGGCAGATAATAATCCAATCGATAAACAAGCCCGAAGCGCTCTCGCAGAGGAGAAGTGAGGGAGCCCGCGCGTGTCGTGGCTCCAATGAGCGTAAAAGGTGGGAGATCTAATTTCATGGTGCGCAGGGAGGGGCCCTGTCCAATCACCAAATCTATTTGGTAATCCTCCATGGCGGGATACAATACCTCTTCGGCCGCTGGAGGCAACCGGTGAATTTCATCGATAAATAGAACATCCCGTGGCTGGAGATTTGCCAAAATGGCGGCTAGGTCGCCCGCGTGGGTGAGTACCAGCCCTGAGGTGGAGCGAATCGTGCCCCCCATTTCTTTGGCGATAATATGAGCGATGGTGGTTTTTCCTAACCCAGGAGGTCCATAAAAAATGGCATGGTCCAAGGCTTCTCCTCTACCCGTTGCCGCGTCAATACAAACCCGAAGCGATTCTTTCATCCGCTCCTGGCCGATATACTCCGTTAAGCGTTGAGGTCTCAAGGTCCCCTCAAGGCTTTGTTCTTCTTCTATGAGATGAGTGGTAAGAATCCGGTCGTCCATATATGGAATCAGTCTAAACCGAACTATTGTAAGAAATGCATTCTTGACGGTGTTGGGAAAATAGAAGAGGGAGGAGAGCTCCCTCTTTCGGGAAATGACTCAATAACTGAAAGCAGACTGCGAAGTGAGATAAAACTAAGGCTCCAACCAGGCCATCTAGAAACCTGAAAATAGATCCTGGCAGCCAAGGCAGAATTCCACATTTACTTGCCGTTCAAGGAAATTCACGAGAAAGCCTTGCTTTTCATACAATAATTTGGCACCCATCAGTGTTTCATTGGGGAAATCCTCTGGTCCCAGCAGATCGCGAATTTCTTTCGTGGATTTGGCCCCGAGAATGTGTCGGAAGATGCCACGGACTTTATGGGCAAATCGATTATTTATAAATATGAGATCCACTTTCCCATCAGTGATACGGACCCCTGCCATTGCCCCAGTTGGATTTTCTTTGTCCCATAACAGAATGAAGGTGCCTTCTTGTTCTGCCCGAACACCGGAAATTCTTGCTTCGACGAGGGCCTCCACCGCAGTGGCTTCTGGGTCCCCTAATTTCACTCGATAGAGTGAAATTTCTGCAGCATTTATTTCCTTCGCCTCTTCAATGCTGTTGCGAGTGAGTTCGTATTTGGCGGCCCATCCTTGTGAAGAAATTGTCAAAAGACTCGTCAGAATAATAGTGGCAGTCAGGATACATGCTGCTTTCAAATTCTTCATGAAATTCCTCATCAATAAGGGAAATGAAAATAAGGTTGGGAAAAAAGGATACGATTCCGTCTATACAAAAGAGATACATGAAGCCTGCAAGATTGTATCCGACCTTTTGTGTAAGGGTCAATTCTATTGGTCAAAGAGAAGCCACAGTAAAGGGGATTCGTATGATATACTCGGCTTCCATGAACAACTCTATCGTGATTAGGGGCGCTCGCCAGCATAATCTCAAGAATCTCGACCTGGAGATACCTCGGGATCAGTTGGTGGTCATTACGGGGTTAAGCGGATCAGGTAAGTCATCTTTGGCCTTTGACACGATTTATGCCGAAGGCCAGCGTCGATATGTCGAATCACTCTCCGCCTATGCCCGGCAATTCCTTGACCAAATGACGAAACCGGATGTGGATTCCATTGAAGGGCTTTCGCCTGCCATTTCCATCGAACAAAAGACGACGAGTCACAACCCTCGATCCACGGTGGGGACGGTCACGGAGATCTACGATTATTTTCGTCTACTATTTGCCAGAATCGGACAACCCTTTTGCTATCTTTGTGGAAATGCCATTGCGGCGCAAACGGTACAACAAATGGTGGATGCCATAATCGGGCTTCCTCTTGGCACCAAAATCCACATATTGGCTCCCATTGTGCGAGGACGTAAAGGCGAATATCGCAAAGAACTACTGGCAGCTCGCAAAGCTGGATTTGTTCGGGCTCGTATTGATGGAAACATTCGGGATCTCGGGGAGTCAATTAATTTACATAAACAACGTAAGCATTCCATTGAGATTGTGGTTGATCGACTCATCGTCAAGCCAGAGATCGGGGTGACTCGGCGTTTGGCTGATTCGGTAGAAACGGCCCTCAAGATGGCGCAAGGACTCGTTGGAGTGCTGACAGAAGATGATCAAGTCCGGGTCTATAGTGAACACCTGGCGTGTATTCAGTGTGGTGTCAGCTATTCCGAAGTTTCCCCAAGAATTTTTTCATTTAACAGCCCTCACGGTGCGTGTGAGGGATGTGATGGTATTGGGTATGAAGCTTCCAGTCATTCTGAATGGGAGGAATGGACCTTCGATACCCCCTGTGCGATGTGTGGCGGGGGTCGCCTGAGAAAGGAAAGCCTTGCCATAAAAATTGGGGGGCAGTCTATTGCTGAGGTGACCCATCTGTCTGTGGGGAATATCCTGGCATTTATGGATGCGTTAATTCTCACCGATCGCGAACAGATGATTGGGCAGCGGGTGCTGAAAGAGATTCGGGAGAGGCTGGAGTTTTTGCTCAACGTCGGATTGGGCTACCTCACCCTGGATCGCCCTTCTGCCACTTTGTCCGGAGGGGAAGGGCAACGGATTCGATTAGCCACACAAATCGGATCGGGATTGGTGGGCGTGCTATATATCCTGGATGAACCCAGTATCGGATTGCATCAGCGGGATCACCGACGGTTACTCCAAACATTGTTACGATTGCGTGATATGGGGAATTCCGTGGTGGTGGTTGAGCACGATGCCGAGACCATGCGCGCCGCGGACTATATATTGGATTTAGGGCCGGGAGCCGGTGTGGAAGGTGGACAATTAGTTGCTCATGGTCCTCCCTCGGCGGTGATGGCTCATCCAGGCTCGCTGACCGGTCAATATCTCAAAGGGAGCCGCCGCGTGTCCTTGATCCAACGTGCACGGCAGGTCAAAGGATTTTTGACCGTCGTGGGTGCGAAAAAGCACAATCTTCAGCACGTGACTGTAAACTTTCCATTGGGCCTGTTGACCTGTGTTACCGGTGTGTCAGGGTCAGGGAAAAGTACTCTGGTCGTAGATGTGTTGTTCCGATCCCTGGGACAGGGTTTTTCACAGAAGAAACCGGTGTTTGAGGGGTGTCGAGACATACGTGGACTTGAGCAGCTGGATAAACTGATTGATATTGATCAGTCCCCAATTGGACGGACTCCTCGTTCGAATCCCGCCACTTATACCGGCCTCTTTAGTTTCATTCGTGATCTTTTCGCACAATTACCTGAGTCTCGAGTGCGAGGCTACAAGCCAGGCCGCTACAGTTTCAATGTCAAGGGTGGACGCTGTGAAGCTTGTCAGGGTGATGGCCTCATAAAAATTGAAATGCATTTTCTCCCGGATATTTATGTGACCTGTGAGGCCTGCAATGGTCAACGGTACAATCGCGAAACCTTAGATGTGACCTACAGGGGCCGAACGATTGCAGAAGTCTTAAACATGACCGTGGCTGAGGCCCTGGAGTTTTTCATGAACATTCCGCCACTTCGAACCCGACTGCAAACCTTATCAGATGTGGGCCTCCATTACATTAAACTCGGGCAATCGGCGACTACCTTGTCAGGGGGCGAAGCCCAGCGTGTCAAGCTTTCCAAGGAGCTCTCGAAACGATCCACTGGCCGTACGCTTTATATTCTGGACGAACCGACGACGGGACTGCATTTTGTGGATATTCAGCGGTTGTTGGATGTACTGGACCGGTTAGTGGAAGCCGGAAATACGGTCCTTGTGATTGAGCATAATGTGGATGTGATTCAGAACGCGGACTGGGTCATTGATTTGGGGCCGGAAGGTGGAGATCAAGGAGGATGTGTGGTGGCGGAGGGCACACCCCAATCGGTGATGAAGGTCAAAGCATCCTGGA
This region includes:
- the uvrA gene encoding excinuclease ABC subunit UvrA, with protein sequence MIYSASMNNSIVIRGARQHNLKNLDLEIPRDQLVVITGLSGSGKSSLAFDTIYAEGQRRYVESLSAYARQFLDQMTKPDVDSIEGLSPAISIEQKTTSHNPRSTVGTVTEIYDYFRLLFARIGQPFCYLCGNAIAAQTVQQMVDAIIGLPLGTKIHILAPIVRGRKGEYRKELLAARKAGFVRARIDGNIRDLGESINLHKQRKHSIEIVVDRLIVKPEIGVTRRLADSVETALKMAQGLVGVLTEDDQVRVYSEHLACIQCGVSYSEVSPRIFSFNSPHGACEGCDGIGYEASSHSEWEEWTFDTPCAMCGGGRLRKESLAIKIGGQSIAEVTHLSVGNILAFMDALILTDREQMIGQRVLKEIRERLEFLLNVGLGYLTLDRPSATLSGGEGQRIRLATQIGSGLVGVLYILDEPSIGLHQRDHRRLLQTLLRLRDMGNSVVVVEHDAETMRAADYILDLGPGAGVEGGQLVAHGPPSAVMAHPGSLTGQYLKGSRRVSLIQRARQVKGFLTVVGAKKHNLQHVTVNFPLGLLTCVTGVSGSGKSTLVVDVLFRSLGQGFSQKKPVFEGCRDIRGLEQLDKLIDIDQSPIGRTPRSNPATYTGLFSFIRDLFAQLPESRVRGYKPGRYSFNVKGGRCEACQGDGLIKIEMHFLPDIYVTCEACNGQRYNRETLDVTYRGRTIAEVLNMTVAEALEFFMNIPPLRTRLQTLSDVGLHYIKLGQSATTLSGGEAQRVKLSKELSKRSTGRTLYILDEPTTGLHFVDIQRLLDVLDRLVEAGNTVLVIEHNVDVIQNADWVIDLGPEGGDQGGCVVAEGTPQSVMKVKASWTGQVLLEDFKNRSS
- the ruvB gene encoding Holliday junction branch migration DNA helicase RuvB, coding for MDDRILTTHLIEEEQSLEGTLRPQRLTEYIGQERMKESLRVCIDAATGRGEALDHAIFYGPPGLGKTTIAHIIAKEMGGTIRSTSGLVLTHAGDLAAILANLQPRDVLFIDEIHRLPPAAEEVLYPAMEDYQIDLVIGQGPSLRTMKLDLPPFTLIGATTRAGSLTSPLRERFGLVYRLDYYLPEDLQVIIARSAKLLGIHIEDEGAGEIASRARGTPRIANRLVKRVRDFAEVKAQGRITRSVAQEALQWLGVDQAGFDEMDRKILLTIIRKFKGGPVGIDALAAAVQEEKSTLEDVYEPFLLQSGYLDRTARGRQITSKALQHFGENPNFFSIGI